The following are encoded in a window of Phycisphaerae bacterium genomic DNA:
- a CDS encoding right-handed parallel beta-helix repeat-containing protein yields the protein MRSSTRSRRKSRPPLLTTILVVGAFVGVQVATRDQHPEASAGTGRLRPLVVSSPHPGRSADTAQLTLIDALIEARQDPHDNVIQFDPKVFKSSELSIRLPEALVISDESGGHDRIDGALPDGLVTLDSSDCPDAGIMVSGKAQISLMNLAVRGGRLRGILISANARLNLDNVLVRDCLGPGVAVFGEARVHIRGGSINTNGSHGVEVRDRALADLEDVRLSGNGQSDVAGFDQGGIFAAGCQMSSAADWNVVLSDEAQAILTRCALSRARFANADASERAKLRIADSTIDESERTGIFATGQAVIDLTSTRLRRHSSRCIELQDEAAATIEASAMEFGGEYGMVLFGKSSVHASQVRITDSGSHGVCLRQQARGWFDRCVFTGNRRSGIACPDAYEGGPVRASRCIFSGNGMRPICRGPLHISPLAPTPVRIDGPQVTCTAEPNATVELYADRVGEAARFLRTVSADGMGRFTVDCRDVPAGHVITAAATSAESTSEFNVVAGADCGPILSALLGDTGPLSDKGGPIRPESLIRRWEADTRLIFNVVNPPNSAVERYVRFLVDRINDWTGASLRSELGIGQMRRPPANAVVLPIRYVTADSPALVGRGGATFMKWDAGGLFMPPMEVVLAVGQDPRQTCPRVLAHEIGHTLGLCHARVGLLSRMQGITPPPKDSSYLNDFSPMMTYYDVLALQILHDRRNSGRLTVGQLVEKGTISTDAGGVLDSGTVSR from the coding sequence ATGCGTTCGTCGACCCGTTCGCGCCGCAAGAGCCGACCACCCCTGCTGACGACCATTCTGGTCGTGGGGGCATTCGTCGGCGTTCAGGTGGCCACGCGCGATCAGCATCCGGAAGCATCCGCGGGAACGGGCCGGTTGCGTCCGCTCGTCGTTTCAAGCCCGCATCCTGGAAGATCAGCCGACACTGCGCAGTTGACTCTCATTGACGCGTTGATCGAAGCGCGCCAAGATCCCCATGACAACGTGATCCAATTCGATCCCAAGGTCTTCAAGTCTTCGGAGCTTTCCATCCGGCTGCCTGAGGCGCTCGTGATCAGTGACGAATCGGGCGGCCATGACCGAATCGACGGCGCATTGCCCGACGGTCTGGTGACGCTGGACAGCTCTGACTGCCCGGACGCCGGCATCATGGTTTCCGGCAAGGCGCAGATCAGCCTGATGAATCTCGCCGTTCGCGGGGGCCGCCTTCGAGGAATCCTGATTTCTGCAAATGCCAGGCTCAATCTGGACAACGTGCTGGTTCGCGACTGTCTGGGGCCGGGTGTGGCGGTTTTCGGCGAAGCCAGAGTTCACATTCGGGGCGGGTCGATCAACACGAACGGCAGTCACGGCGTGGAGGTGCGCGATCGTGCCTTGGCCGATCTTGAGGATGTAAGACTCAGCGGCAACGGCCAATCCGACGTCGCCGGCTTTGATCAGGGAGGAATCTTCGCCGCCGGCTGCCAGATGTCGAGTGCGGCCGACTGGAACGTCGTTCTCAGCGACGAGGCCCAGGCCATTCTGACGCGCTGCGCGCTGTCGCGGGCCCGCTTCGCCAATGCCGACGCCAGCGAAAGGGCCAAGCTTCGGATTGCGGATTCAACCATCGACGAGAGCGAGCGAACAGGCATCTTCGCGACCGGTCAGGCCGTGATCGACCTGACCTCGACGAGGCTGCGTCGCCACAGCAGCCGGTGCATCGAGCTTCAGGATGAAGCCGCCGCCACGATAGAAGCTTCCGCGATGGAGTTTGGCGGGGAATACGGCATGGTGCTTTTCGGGAAGTCGTCCGTCCACGCATCACAAGTGCGCATCACGGATAGCGGCTCTCACGGGGTTTGTCTGCGCCAGCAGGCCCGCGGATGGTTCGACCGCTGCGTTTTCACAGGCAACCGGCGATCCGGGATTGCTTGTCCCGACGCCTACGAAGGCGGGCCGGTTCGGGCCAGCCGGTGCATTTTCTCGGGGAACGGGATGCGGCCGATCTGCCGCGGACCGCTGCATATCAGCCCGCTGGCACCGACGCCCGTTCGCATCGACGGCCCGCAGGTCACGTGCACGGCCGAACCGAATGCCACGGTCGAGCTTTACGCCGATCGGGTGGGCGAGGCGGCTCGATTCCTCAGGACGGTCAGCGCGGATGGCATGGGACGCTTCACAGTAGACTGCCGCGACGTTCCGGCCGGCCATGTCATTACTGCCGCAGCCACGTCCGCGGAATCGACGAGCGAGTTCAACGTCGTTGCCGGGGCCGATTGTGGTCCCATTCTCAGCGCCCTACTGGGAGACACGGGCCCATTGTCCGACAAGGGAGGGCCGATCCGCCCGGAATCGCTGATCAGGCGATGGGAAGCGGACACGCGGCTGATCTTCAATGTGGTCAACCCGCCCAACTCCGCAGTGGAGCGTTACGTCCGATTCCTTGTGGACCGCATCAATGACTGGACGGGGGCGTCCCTGCGATCGGAGCTCGGCATCGGCCAGATGCGACGCCCACCGGCCAATGCGGTGGTTCTGCCCATTCGGTATGTCACGGCCGATTCTCCCGCACTGGTGGGCCGCGGCGGCGCGACCTTCATGAAATGGGATGCCGGCGGTTTGTTCATGCCGCCGATGGAGGTGGTGCTGGCCGTCGGGCAGGATCCGCGGCAGACGTGTCCGCGCGTGCTGGCTCATGAGATCGGGCACACGCTGGGATTGTGCCACGCTCGCGTCGGGCTGCTCTCGCGTATGCAGGGGATCACACCCCCGCCGAAGGACAGCAGCTACCTGAACGATTTCTCGCCGATGATGACATACTACGACGTCCTGGCACTGCAGATTCTGCACGATCGCCGGAACAGCGGTCGGCTGACAGTCGGTCAACTCGTGGAAAAAGGGACGATCTCAACGGACGCCGGCGGAGTTCTCGATAGCGGCACCGTCTCCCGTTAA
- the dapF gene encoding diaminopimelate epimerase, whose product MKFTKLHGLGNCYIYVNCFDERVNDAPSLARAVSDRNTGVGSDGLILICPSRTADARMEMYNVDGSRGQMCGNGIRCLAKYVYDHGLSRNNPLRIETDAGIKTVSLNIEDGKVASACVDMGEPRLRPEDLPVKLTQEQMIDHPLEILDHQALMTCVSMGNPHAVIYGVPLKLLNNRGPAGWNLEIEGRRIETAAIFPERTNVHFVDVLHPSEVKMLTWERGSGATQACGTGASAVCVAGVLTKRSSRKIIAHLPGGDLTLEWREADNHVYMTGPAVEIFTGDWPA is encoded by the coding sequence ACGAGCGAGTGAACGACGCTCCCTCGCTTGCTCGGGCGGTCAGCGATCGTAACACCGGCGTCGGCAGCGACGGCCTGATCCTCATCTGCCCCTCAAGAACGGCCGACGCGCGAATGGAGATGTACAACGTGGACGGCTCCCGCGGCCAGATGTGCGGCAACGGCATCCGATGTCTGGCCAAGTACGTCTACGACCACGGCCTCTCGCGAAACAACCCGCTGCGAATCGAGACCGACGCGGGAATCAAGACCGTCAGCCTGAACATCGAAGACGGCAAGGTCGCTTCCGCCTGCGTCGATATGGGCGAACCTCGGCTGCGTCCCGAGGATTTGCCCGTCAAGCTGACCCAGGAACAGATGATCGACCACCCGCTCGAGATCCTCGACCATCAGGCGCTCATGACCTGCGTCTCGATGGGGAATCCGCATGCGGTGATTTACGGGGTCCCTCTCAAGCTGCTGAACAATCGGGGACCGGCCGGGTGGAACCTGGAAATCGAGGGCCGCCGTATCGAGACCGCCGCCATCTTCCCCGAACGTACGAACGTTCATTTCGTGGACGTGCTCCACCCGAGCGAGGTGAAAATGCTCACCTGGGAACGGGGCAGCGGGGCAACCCAGGCCTGCGGAACCGGCGCCTCGGCCGTATGCGTGGCCGGAGTCCTGACCAAACGCAGCAGCCGCAAGATCATTGCTCATCTCCCCGGAGGCGATCTGACCCTCGAATGGCGCGAAGCGGACAACCACGTCTACATGACTGGTCCGGCAGTCGAGATCTTCACGGGCGACTGGCCGGCGTGA